The following are encoded together in the uncultured Desulfovibrio sp. genome:
- the hisF gene encoding imidazole glycerol phosphate synthase subunit HisF, whose product MLSKRVIPCLDVRAGRLTKGIRFAGNEDIGDPVESARRYYEEGADEIVFYDITASAEARGIFLDVVERVAEQIFIPFSVGGGISSVADMRAVLVAGAEKVSINSSAVKNPELISRGADAFGVQAIVVGMDVLRVPVSETIPSGYEIVIHGGRKRMGLDAIQWARRCQELGAGELCVNSIDADGTRDGYELTLTRAIVDAVSIPVIASGGAGRPEHMYEAVSTGGASAALIASIVHYGQYSIRQCKEVMASHGAKVRLTW is encoded by the coding sequence ATGCTTAGCAAACGAGTCATTCCCTGTCTGGATGTACGGGCCGGCCGCCTGACCAAGGGCATCCGCTTTGCGGGCAATGAGGACATCGGCGATCCTGTGGAAAGCGCCCGCCGCTATTATGAGGAAGGCGCGGACGAGATTGTCTTTTATGACATCACGGCCTCGGCCGAGGCACGCGGCATCTTTCTGGATGTGGTGGAGCGCGTGGCCGAGCAGATATTCATTCCCTTCAGCGTGGGCGGGGGCATTTCCTCGGTGGCGGATATGCGTGCCGTGCTGGTGGCCGGCGCGGAAAAGGTGTCCATCAACTCTTCGGCCGTGAAGAATCCCGAACTCATCAGCCGGGGGGCCGATGCCTTTGGCGTGCAGGCCATTGTGGTGGGCATGGACGTGCTGCGCGTGCCCGTGAGCGAAACCATCCCCTCCGGCTACGAGATTGTCATTCACGGGGGCCGCAAGCGCATGGGGCTGGACGCCATCCAGTGGGCCAGACGCTGCCAGGAGCTGGGCGCCGGCGAACTCTGCGTCAATTCCATTGACGCAGACGGCACCCGTGACGGCTATGAGCTGACCCTGACCCGTGCCATTGTGGATGCCGTGTCCATTCCGGTCATTGCCTCCGGCGGTGCGGGCCGGCCCGAGCACATGTACGAGGCCGTGAGCACCGGCGGCGCTTCGGCGGCGCTCATTGCGTCCATTGTGCACTACGGGCAGTACAGCATCCGCCAGTGCAAGGAAGTCATGGCCAGCCACGGGGCCAAGGTGCGCCTGACGTGGTAG
- a CDS encoding PP-loop family protein, whose protein sequence is MVAALPPAVLAAAGARLAAVLRRLRQEAGDATLAVAYSGGVDSRFLCFALQRLGVPFCALHARGPHVPPQESAAALRWAGQQALDLRVVDFCPLDLPDVAHNSPQRCYACKQAMLRQLRGALPSPAPVILCDGSNADDQRAFRPGLRALREAGVRSPLAEAGLDKRLLRALAAAWGMDRPDQAARPCLLTRFAYGLSPCEDSLRRLAAAEAGLAALRDDSGQPLLGDFRLRLLPAPLLQASRLPDAASWQVRQVLAGYGFLPCCWQVGPHISGFHDRNTGGQTGLCREKRLCGADNTYGATVP, encoded by the coding sequence GTGGTAGCAGCGCTGCCGCCTGCCGTCCTTGCGGCGGCGGGCGCCCGCCTGGCCGCGGTGCTGCGCCGCCTGCGTCAGGAGGCCGGCGACGCCACGCTGGCCGTGGCCTATTCCGGCGGGGTGGACAGCCGCTTTCTCTGCTTTGCCCTGCAGCGGCTGGGCGTGCCGTTCTGCGCCCTGCATGCCCGCGGGCCGCATGTGCCGCCGCAGGAAAGCGCAGCAGCCCTGCGCTGGGCCGGGCAGCAGGCGCTGGACCTGCGGGTGGTGGACTTTTGCCCGCTGGATCTGCCTGATGTGGCGCACAACAGCCCGCAGCGCTGCTATGCCTGCAAGCAGGCCATGCTGCGGCAACTGCGGGGCGCCCTGCCCTCCCCTGCTCCGGTGATTCTGTGCGACGGCAGCAATGCCGATGACCAGCGGGCCTTCCGGCCCGGCCTGCGCGCTCTGCGCGAGGCCGGGGTGCGGTCGCCCCTGGCCGAGGCCGGGCTGGACAAGCGCCTGTTGCGTGCCCTGGCTGCGGCCTGGGGCATGGACCGGCCCGATCAGGCCGCCCGTCCCTGCCTGCTGACCCGCTTTGCCTACGGCCTTTCTCCCTGCGAGGACAGCCTGCGGCGTCTGGCCGCTGCGGAGGCCGGGCTGGCTGCCCTGCGGGACGACAGCGGGCAGCCGCTGCTGGGGGATTTTCGTCTGCGGCTGCTGCCGGCGCCGCTGTTGCAGGCCAGCCGCCTGCCCGATGCGGCTTCCTGGCAGGTGCGCCAGGTGCTGGCAGGCTACGGCTTCCTGCCCTGCTGCTGGCAGGTGGGGCCGCATATCAGCGGCTTTCACGACAGGAACACCGGCGGCCAGACTGGACTTTGCAGAGAAAAAAGGCTATGCGGTGCAGATAATACTTACGGGGCTACAGTCCCCTGA
- a CDS encoding zinc ribbon domain-containing protein, producing the protein MPIYEYECPKCHKVFEEWVSLSQAHGQEPCPDCGTPSPRLISHTSFVLKGGGWYVSDYGYRKGIKEGDSSSSGSAEKSTSGAQS; encoded by the coding sequence ATGCCTATCTATGAATATGAGTGCCCCAAGTGCCACAAGGTTTTTGAAGAGTGGGTTTCCCTCTCGCAGGCACATGGGCAAGAACCCTGTCCCGACTGCGGCACGCCGTCGCCGCGTCTCATTTCGCATACATCCTTTGTGCTCAAGGGCGGTGGCTGGTACGTCAGCGACTACGGCTACCGCAAGGGCATCAAGGAAGGGGATTCCTCCTCTTCCGGCAGTGCCGAAAAAAGCACATCGGGCGCGCAGTCCTGA
- a CDS encoding AsmA family protein: MKRVLLWAVILLLLAGAGVLIAISQIDTRFVADKISAALREATGAPLVFREAPRISLHPLGLSFGHVDWHQQQPGRDLHITAEGGHVRLDITPLLSGNLVVSEVTLRSPDIALRLRPDTPGTQTDAPTADSSLRQEAPAGKETSQTGESMFPVPSDELPLELQRLVVQDGRLSLDDGAGRHVEINGLQLVLTDIRSRADMGLDLALAYALRQQQNEASGKLSVRGLLRYYAPNILLRDLELAITPLTGPVPAALGPLSLRGGLALDLKDGRLKLQSTSLACAHSHMDLAGEISLHDLAFAGALNITTAPRAVAAILGARLKPSDQDSLNLSTGVEYSSRGLVLREFKGTLDKTSLAGSLDLRFGPRPALTGNLHLGHVNLDHWLPLPEAATRQPAPAAEADSPKAAPKPDTTDRRRNRQKAGRDVPPAAPNGYPDVNLQLQVESLRHASLKLTQISAHIQGEQGRYTASPVSLNLGSGGQVQGSAQTDLTAHSYALDVTATAVDLGGLSGMLDLGHPADGTADLRANLTTQGQDSKSLQAHVTGTGQLDIHQLRLAELAKITAEHPVLGKALPERFELVRLPLEAKQGEIISRPVTITSSKINGTGQATASLPRQYLHATADVHALGMTIPLIVKGPFSQISCSVDPRFLGNLTRGLTDALKQGGESGGRAAGSAAKAVEGAASGVGGLLRGVMGR, translated from the coding sequence ATGAAACGTGTTCTGCTCTGGGCCGTCATTCTTCTGCTCCTTGCGGGAGCGGGCGTCCTCATTGCCATCAGCCAGATTGACACCCGTTTCGTGGCCGACAAGATTTCGGCCGCCCTGCGCGAGGCCACAGGGGCACCCCTGGTCTTCCGGGAAGCGCCGAGAATTTCCCTGCATCCGCTGGGTCTGTCCTTCGGCCATGTGGACTGGCACCAGCAGCAGCCGGGCAGGGACCTGCATATTACGGCCGAAGGCGGCCACGTGCGGCTGGACATCACCCCCCTGCTTTCCGGCAATCTGGTGGTGTCGGAAGTTACCCTGCGCTCGCCGGACATTGCGCTGCGCCTGCGGCCGGACACGCCCGGCACCCAGACAGATGCCCCCACGGCAGACAGCAGCCTCCGCCAGGAGGCGCCCGCAGGCAAGGAAACGTCGCAGACCGGCGAGAGCATGTTCCCCGTGCCGTCCGATGAACTGCCCCTGGAACTCCAGCGCCTTGTGGTACAGGACGGGCGCCTGAGCCTGGATGACGGCGCGGGCCGCCACGTGGAAATCAACGGCCTGCAACTTGTGCTCACCGATATCCGCAGCCGCGCCGACATGGGGCTGGACCTGGCCCTGGCCTATGCCCTGCGCCAGCAGCAGAACGAGGCGTCGGGAAAGCTCTCCGTGCGGGGCCTGCTGCGCTATTACGCCCCCAATATCCTTCTGCGTGATCTGGAACTGGCCATCACGCCCCTTACCGGCCCTGTTCCTGCGGCGCTTGGCCCGCTCTCCCTGCGCGGCGGCCTGGCCCTGGACCTGAAGGACGGCCGCCTGAAGCTGCAAAGCACGTCCCTGGCCTGTGCCCACAGCCATATGGACCTGGCCGGGGAAATCAGCCTGCACGATCTGGCCTTTGCCGGCGCCCTCAACATCACCACCGCGCCGCGCGCCGTGGCTGCCATTCTGGGCGCCCGCCTCAAGCCCAGTGATCAGGACAGCCTGAATCTGTCCACCGGGGTGGAATACTCTTCCCGCGGGCTGGTGCTGCGCGAATTCAAGGGCACCCTGGACAAGACCTCGCTGGCCGGTTCCCTTGACCTGCGTTTCGGGCCACGACCGGCCCTGACGGGCAATCTCCACCTGGGACATGTCAATCTGGATCACTGGCTGCCCCTGCCGGAAGCCGCCACCCGACAGCCGGCACCCGCCGCAGAAGCGGACAGCCCCAAGGCCGCCCCGAAACCGGACACGACAGACCGCCGCCGCAACCGGCAGAAGGCCGGCCGGGATGTCCCGCCTGCCGCCCCCAACGGCTACCCTGATGTGAACCTCCAGCTCCAGGTGGAAAGCCTGCGCCATGCCTCCCTGAAGCTGACCCAGATTTCCGCCCATATCCAGGGCGAACAGGGGCGCTACACGGCCTCTCCCGTCAGCCTGAACCTGGGCAGCGGCGGACAGGTGCAGGGCAGCGCCCAGACCGATCTGACGGCCCACAGCTACGCCCTGGACGTGACGGCCACGGCCGTTGATCTGGGCGGCCTCAGCGGCATGCTGGACCTGGGACATCCGGCGGACGGCACGGCGGACCTGCGGGCCAATCTGACCACACAGGGCCAGGACAGCAAAAGCCTTCAGGCCCATGTTACCGGCACGGGCCAGCTGGACATCCACCAGCTGCGCCTTGCGGAACTGGCCAAAATCACGGCAGAACATCCCGTACTGGGCAAGGCCCTGCCCGAACGCTTTGAACTGGTGCGCCTGCCGCTGGAGGCCAAGCAGGGGGAAATCATTTCCCGGCCGGTCACCATCACGTCCAGCAAGATCAACGGCACCGGTCAGGCCACGGCCAGCCTGCCCCGGCAGTATCTGCATGCCACTGCCGATGTGCACGCCCTGGGCATGACCATTCCCCTCATCGTCAAGGGGCCGTTCTCGCAGATATCCTGCAGCGTGGACCCGCGCTTCCTGGGCAATCTCACCAGGGGACTTACCGACGCCCTGAAGCAGGGCGGCGAAAGCGGCGGCCGTGCGGCCGGATCGGCGGCCAAGGCCGTGGAAGGCGCGGCCAGCGGCGTGGGCGGCCTGCTGCGCGGCGTCATGGGCCGCTAG
- the hisH gene encoding imidazole glycerol phosphate synthase subunit HisH — protein MLAILEYRAGNQTSVRRALEHLGISCTVTADPAVLGTAEGIIFPGVGAAGQAMEHLRSTGLDAVLRQAIDSGQPLLGICLGCQILLEHSEENNEDTLGIVPGRCLRFADDMRQEDGTPAPVPHMGWNSLHVRRAGRLLAGLDPASEFYFVHSYFVEPAPELVMATTTYGREFCSVYGRDGLWAVQFHLEKSGRPGLRILQNFYEYCREVRHA, from the coding sequence ATGCTGGCGATTCTGGAATACAGGGCAGGCAATCAGACAAGCGTGCGGCGCGCGCTGGAGCATCTGGGCATTTCCTGCACCGTGACGGCGGACCCCGCTGTGCTTGGCACGGCGGAAGGCATCATTTTTCCCGGCGTGGGCGCTGCCGGGCAGGCCATGGAACATCTGCGCTCCACCGGGCTGGACGCCGTGCTGCGGCAGGCCATAGACAGCGGACAGCCCCTGCTGGGCATCTGCCTGGGCTGCCAGATTCTGCTGGAGCACAGCGAGGAAAACAACGAGGACACCCTGGGCATCGTACCCGGCCGCTGCCTGCGCTTTGCCGATGACATGCGGCAGGAGGACGGCACCCCGGCCCCTGTGCCGCATATGGGCTGGAACAGCTTGCACGTGCGGCGTGCTGGCCGCCTGCTCGCCGGCCTGGATCCGGCGTCGGAATTCTATTTTGTGCACAGCTATTTTGTGGAGCCGGCGCCGGAGCTGGTCATGGCCACCACCACCTACGGTCGGGAATTCTGCTCCGTCTACGGGCGTGACGGCCTGTGGGCCGTGCAGTTCCATCTGGAAAAGAGCGGCCGTCCGGGGCTGCGCATCCTTCAGAATTTCTACGAGTACTGCCGCGAGGTGCGCCATGCTTAG
- the pyrE gene encoding orotate phosphoribosyltransferase — MMQLKRRLARLLVEKSYREGDFLLASGRRSDYYFDCRVTALHAEGSWLIGSLFNHLLSDLPITGVGGMTMGADPLVSSTTVLSHECGRPLHGLLVRKEAKGHGTGQFVEGLGNFQPGDKVAMLEDVVTTGGSLLKACERVRAAGLEIVAVCAILDREEGGREKLREAGYDLRALFTRRELVELARS; from the coding sequence GTGATGCAGCTCAAGCGGCGGCTGGCCCGCCTGCTGGTGGAAAAATCCTACCGCGAGGGTGACTTCCTGCTGGCCTCGGGCCGCCGGAGCGACTACTACTTCGACTGCCGGGTCACGGCCCTGCATGCCGAAGGCTCGTGGCTCATCGGTTCCCTGTTCAATCATCTGCTCAGTGACCTGCCCATTACGGGCGTGGGCGGCATGACCATGGGGGCGGACCCGCTGGTGTCGTCCACCACGGTCCTTTCCCACGAGTGCGGCCGGCCGCTTCACGGCCTGCTGGTGCGCAAGGAGGCCAAGGGTCACGGCACCGGGCAGTTTGTGGAAGGGCTGGGCAATTTTCAGCCCGGTGACAAGGTGGCCATGCTGGAAGATGTGGTGACCACCGGCGGTTCCCTGCTCAAGGCCTGCGAGCGCGTGCGGGCAGCGGGGCTGGAGATTGTGGCCGTGTGCGCCATTCTTGACCGTGAGGAAGGCGGCCGCGAAAAGCTGCGGGAGGCCGGCTACGACCTGCGCGCCCTGTTCACGCGCCGTGAACTGGTGGAGCTGGCCCGCTCCTAG
- the purB gene encoding adenylosuccinate lyase codes for MIDRYTRPEMGRIWTLENRYRAWLAVEVAVCEAWAELGRIPAEAVEVIKKKADIDVDRILEIEQTTRHDVIAFLTSLEEKIGPEARYIHLGCTSSDIVDTANGYLFAQAGRLLVEDVERLLASLRRLAEKHKGVLCMGRTHGIHAEPTSFGLKMLGFHAEFQRHLQRLCAALEDVRVGKISGAVGTYAFLSPELEAKALDRLGLAVDPHSTQIVQRDRYAHFFTTLAIMAGGVERLCVELRHLQRTEVLEVEEGFGKGQKGSSAMPHKKNPISAENMAGLSRLMRGNALASLENQALWHERDISHSSVERVIMPDSTILADYVLNRLTRLLDGLVVKPDRMKENMDRSFGLYFSQRVLTALIATGMPRQKAYEAVQRLAMQSWETRRSFPELVRADADMRARLGDSLDDLFDPSYYLKHEDVIFARVLGKD; via the coding sequence ATGATCGACCGCTATACCCGGCCGGAAATGGGCCGTATCTGGACGCTGGAAAACCGTTATCGTGCATGGCTTGCCGTGGAAGTGGCCGTTTGCGAGGCCTGGGCGGAACTGGGCCGCATTCCGGCCGAGGCCGTGGAGGTCATCAAGAAAAAGGCCGACATCGACGTGGACCGCATCCTGGAAATCGAGCAGACCACGCGGCATGATGTCATTGCCTTTCTGACCTCGCTGGAAGAGAAGATCGGTCCCGAAGCCCGCTACATTCACCTGGGATGCACCTCGTCCGACATTGTGGACACGGCCAATGGCTACCTCTTTGCGCAGGCGGGGCGCCTGCTGGTGGAAGATGTGGAGCGCCTGCTTGCCTCGCTGCGCCGCCTGGCCGAAAAGCACAAGGGCGTGCTCTGCATGGGCCGTACCCACGGCATCCATGCCGAGCCTACCAGCTTCGGCCTGAAGATGCTGGGCTTTCATGCCGAGTTCCAGCGCCATCTGCAACGCCTGTGCGCCGCGCTGGAAGATGTGCGCGTGGGCAAGATTTCCGGCGCGGTGGGCACCTATGCCTTCCTTTCGCCGGAGCTGGAAGCCAAGGCCCTGGACCGTCTGGGCCTGGCCGTGGATCCCCATTCCACCCAGATTGTGCAGCGCGACCGTTACGCCCACTTCTTCACCACCCTGGCCATCATGGCCGGCGGTGTGGAGCGCCTTTGCGTGGAGCTGCGCCACCTCCAGCGCACCGAAGTGCTGGAAGTGGAGGAAGGCTTTGGCAAGGGGCAGAAGGGGTCTTCGGCCATGCCCCACAAGAAGAACCCCATTTCCGCCGAAAACATGGCCGGCCTTTCCCGCCTGATGCGCGGCAATGCGCTGGCTTCGCTGGAAAATCAGGCCCTCTGGCACGAAAGGGATATCAGCCATTCCTCGGTGGAGCGCGTCATCATGCCCGATTCCACCATTCTGGCCGACTATGTGCTCAACCGCCTGACGCGCCTGCTGGACGGCCTGGTGGTCAAGCCGGACCGCATGAAGGAAAACATGGATCGTTCCTTTGGCCTCTACTTCTCCCAGCGCGTGCTCACGGCGCTCATCGCCACGGGCATGCCCCGGCAGAAAGCCTACGAGGCCGTACAGCGCCTGGCCATGCAGAGCTGGGAAACGCGCCGTTCCTTCCCGGAACTGGTGCGGGCCGATGCCGACATGCGCGCCCGTCTGGGCGACAGCCTGGATGATCTCTTTGACCCCTCCTACTACCTCAAGCACGAGGATGTCATCTTTGCCCGCGTGCTGGGAAAGGACTAG